One part of the Sphingobacterium sp. LZ7M1 genome encodes these proteins:
- a CDS encoding GntR family transcriptional regulator — MNLKIDHNSPIPLHVQVETLLRDLIKQPEYQDGKYLPNELDLAKKLSISRSTLRLVINKLVYEELLVRKKGVGTKVTQQKFSSKSKNWLSFSQEMKNRGLEVKNFELHVRWVVPEPAVAKFFEIPEDQKVLKLERLRGKPGDPFVYFISYFHPRVGLTGEEDFKLPLYDILQQQCNIIADLSQEEIDAKAANKFISEKLEIAIGEPILSRKRFVYDQSGKPIEYNLGYYRAESFTYKVESRRGES, encoded by the coding sequence ATGAATCTGAAGATAGACCATAATAGCCCCATTCCCCTGCACGTCCAGGTGGAAACTTTGCTTCGAGATTTAATCAAACAGCCTGAGTATCAGGATGGCAAGTATTTGCCCAATGAGCTAGATCTGGCGAAGAAATTGTCGATTTCCAGGTCTACCTTGCGATTGGTGATCAATAAGTTGGTCTATGAAGAACTTTTGGTGAGGAAGAAAGGTGTAGGGACGAAAGTTACGCAACAGAAATTCAGTTCAAAATCCAAGAATTGGTTGAGTTTTTCACAGGAGATGAAGAACAGGGGGCTGGAGGTGAAGAATTTTGAGCTCCATGTTCGTTGGGTTGTTCCGGAACCCGCTGTTGCTAAGTTTTTTGAAATTCCGGAAGATCAGAAGGTCCTGAAGCTAGAAAGGTTGCGAGGTAAGCCAGGTGATCCATTTGTCTATTTCATTTCCTATTTTCACCCAAGGGTCGGACTGACGGGGGAGGAAGACTTCAAATTACCTTTATATGATATTTTGCAGCAACAATGCAATATCATTGCAGATCTTTCCCAAGAGGAGATTGATGCCAAAGCTGCCAATAAATTTATTTCTGAGAAATTGGAGATTGCCATTGGAGAGCCTATTCTTTCGAGGAAGCGTTTTGTATATGATCAATCAGGAAAACCTATTGAGTATAACCTAGGTTATTACAGGGCGGAAAGTTTTACCTATAAAGTAGAAAGTAGAAGGGGAGAGAGCTAA